AGAccattgaaaataatttgggATATAGCATGATTTATAATATAGTCGAAAACATAAGGgtaaagaatatatatattgcgATAATTACATTACCAATACATAATTTGTGAATCAGTTTGACACAAAATTAGTTATATGAATACGGATATAgtatgtgtatattttcgtttatcctttttatactattatagaataaaaatatatattaacgcgcaatgttttaaaatattatttaacaGACATACATTTTTGAAGAGGTAGAAGAAAAGTCCATGTATGATGAAATGCTTGAGAGACAACTTAAGTCGAATGAACTTGATATAAACAAAGAGCTTGATGAAACAACGAATGAAATTAATGCCAACGAAAATGTTTTGGAAGTAAAGGAACTTTGTGAAGAAAAggttaaatatatatatatatattttataaatgacTGTGTGTATGTACAGCTATTATTACAAccaaaatggaaaaaatatgaaaagaTGCATTAACAATgttacattttattatgaacatacatatttaaataattaaaaacaaaaaaattattgctgttcatatttttattatatacatatacagTATCGAGTAACCGAGGAAGAATTCAATGCATGGAGAAAGGAGTTTTATAAAGACTATTTACccgaaaataaaaatataaataatgtagATAACCCTACAGGGAAAGAGCTTTTTGAGAAAGGCAAATTTGATTTAGCCGAAGCAGATTTTGAGGATGgttataataatgtttttatatatattctatgttaattatttattatgtttttataaaacatatgtattttattttttacgccatttttctttttaggTGAAGCAAAATGGTGTAACGAAGAATTATTTTGTGATATcgatttaaatatttaagtatgtaaatattatgcacagtacagaaaaatattaactttttttttattcagGTATATGTTTTCTtataatggaaaatatcgttttattattgtaaaaaaataattttcattaattgtaaatattcttattttccctaattttttaattattcgttttcatatttttattatcatatattttatgcaCATGCATATgcaatgtatttttttttgttgatTATATTCCTTATAGTAATAGCGTTTTGAATTGTGTTTTACTTAATGcttatatgcataaactcatgcatatatttaattatatattttttggcCCAACTTCTTTATATgcttaaaataattaaaaaaaaatttaataaaaataaggcTAGTTAAATAAGTATTTTTAAAGAGATCaataagaaataaaaacaaatgcATGTTTAATTACCTACATATATGGTACTaaatacatacatacacactatatataaatgctATTATAGCAGTAGCTATTTATCTTTAAGATTACgtcataaattattattcccAAATGATTTAACagct
The DNA window shown above is from Plasmodium berghei ANKA genome assembly, chromosome: 7 and carries:
- a CDS encoding RWD domain-containing protein, putative; the protein is MDYKSEQATEKESLSLLYEYTNEFININDNSFKILIDNKNKKQSFYIQFEYTEAYPNEPPIYKIVDGKNISETLKENIEHQIKETIENNLGYSMIYNIVENIRTYIFEEVEEKSMYDEMLERQLKSNELDINKELDETTNEINANENVLEVKELCEEKYRVTEEEFNAWRKEFYKDYLPENKNINNVDNPTGKELFEKGKFDLAEADFEDGEAKWCNEELFCDIDLNI